The genomic window TATTTTTTGACCATTTTCTCTTAAGGCTAAGACCTATAGCAATTTACATAGCACACTCTTAGGGATAAGACCCTTCAACTGTTTACCATTGACTCTTGAACAtaacaggtttgaactgcatgggtgcAATgacatacagattttttttcaagaaatatgtACTACTCAGTCCAAAggtggttgaatctgtggatgcgaAACCTCAGACACTGAGGGCAAACTATAAGTTATACACAGGTTTTAAACTGCACAGGGGTTGCTGTTCCTAACATCCAAGTTGTTCAAGGGCCAACTAGACCCATTCAAAAACCCCTGTGCAATATTAGCTATATTTTGATAGTATTTCAGCATTTTTATAACactctttcatcaatgttttatcaTGTTTCATAAATTGtgtctgaaataaaaaattatattaaattgtcAATAAAGAATTATCTGAGAAACTAAAACTACATTCATTGATATTTGTGGGGACTAATTCTCTTTTAATTGCTTGCTTAAAGAAAATCTGGGCATGAAAGGGCAATAATACCTTGCAAACCTGAGTCACCATTATGACTGAATGCTGAGAGCAGTCTCAATAACCCCTCAGCAGTCATTCAAATTGCTTACCATATTAGGGGACAACAGCTGTTCAAACTGAGGACACAGCAAGTAAAAGGTGTTtattaggaagaaagaaaaggaaagaaagtaaatatCCATATGGCTCTGTTGTATATGGccttttaatgttttcattaaaagCTCATTAAAAAACAAGCGCTTCATGTATTGATATCTTTATGACCTGCAAAAATGAATGATGCACAGAACTGAATAATATAGTAAAAGTTATGTCACTGTACAACataagaaaacaaagttttctaGATgagttttttcaaaatttaaaggtTTGTATGAATCATCTTGTTAAAATGAAGACTCTGATCAGTAGGTCTAGTCAAGCTCTCAGGGGATGCCAATCCTGCCCACTTTCAGAACATATTTTCAGTAATAAGATTGCTGTAGTCCAGCATAGAGTAGTAGCTAGTATTACCTGTAATAATTTCTCatttgtggttttcatttctatatacttGACTTGTTTTTCAGGAGACATATTTTTGATAATACCCTCTGCTGCTTGTTTTTCCTGTTCAATTTCTTCTTCTACACttctaatttgtttttccttcctgaaaTCAAAAGTATGCAATATTCCTCTTACTATAATGAAGAGAAAATCAATTAACTTTACTCAGTCTCAAGTACATAGGATACTTATAAGTTATTCAACCGCAGTTTGTGATAACTCCTTATGCTGGTGTTCAGTTGcatagttgtgtctgactcttttgcaatgccatggactgcagcctgacagactcctctgtccaagggatttcccagacaagaataccaggattgccattttcttcctcaggggatcttctcaacccaaggattgaacccgtctcCCCTGtactacaggcagactctttatcactgagctacctgaaCACAGAAATTTGCCCCATCAACACAGACTTTTTTAGCATCCATCTCTTCTCATCCCCAAATCCTTCTATTTTCTTATTCTCCACTTTACTTTCTTGTAAGAAAATACAAAGTTTATCACAGAAAATCCTTAAAGTCTTATATAGATCAGAATGCATTTGTACTTCTTATCATATCCTCAAGATTAACaagaaagttaaattttaaaacagtggtTTTCAAGTATCTTTTTGCTATAGAATTCTTTGATATCTTGGAAATCTTGTACGGTTTACCAAATCATTTAAAGTAACACAGCTCTGATTACACTGCAGAGTAACAAAATCAACAGTCCAATCTGATTTTAAAGTTCATAgctttaaattaatatattttctttaacttctttaCTGCTTTAATTAAAATTGATATTTCTAAATTATCAACTGTTCTTTAgcactgtaaaataattagctaATTTCCTTGAGAATATAATAGGAACATTACAAGTCTAATTATATAAgtagtacccactccagtgttcttgcctggagaatcccagggacagggagtctggtgggctgccgtctcaggggtcgcacagagtcggacacgactgaagcgactcagcagcagcagcagcagtatgatatTAATTACAAACAATAACCATCTTTATCAAATAATCACAAAAAGTACCAGTGATGTGCACTTACTACCTATGCAAGATCAATTATACAAAGGGTagagaaaaattctgaaaaaaatagaggTAGGATGATAGTTATCATCTAAATACTTCAAGAttacatataaaaagaaattttgaatTGAATCTTGAATCTTGCTTGAAAATTAAATTCTGTTTCAATATCACAAATTTCTactttaagtttaaaatataattatcctATTCAATCTCTTTCAAATACAGATATCAACTTTAACAGTTTTCACAATCACTAGGTAAGTCTCACAGATCCAAATATCTACCCTCCACACACTTTACACTCTCATACCCTACTACCATAATAAAATAATCTAAACTCAGAAATTTTCCTATAGACAGAATCTCATAATAaccaaataaaagataaatataacgaaacagacaacctggaatttctatttatttattttttctattttcaaaagaaaagaacaaaccaAATGATgacatctctttttaaaactgtttaaaatgGTTACAAATTAGAAATTATATCATTAATAAATCAAAGGCCCATAAAGGGCTTAGACGTTTGGGTACTGATAGATTCCCAGAGATTTTATGCCAATTGGgacaatttaattttcataagaaGGTTACCAATCagcaattttctatttttctactgTAATaggctattttcttttaaagtgtacctaactttttaacattaaaaaactgTACAGGAATATAAGAACTACTAAGTACTTCTGCAGCTCAAAAAGGTTACGAATTTAAGCAAAGGGTTGAATCAGAATTGTTATTTTTCCCAAAGTATTGCTCCATAAATATGGAAAATGTGGCAAACCATATTCAGAGAGTTGTTTTCTTGGAAACTCTATATGCTTCAGATAAAAGGAATCAAAAGTTAACTGGTATTAAATGAAGTTCCCAAAACagtaacagatgaagaaaattaaaCCCACCAaggaatttctatttatttttgtctcgTTATTAAACAGAAGTAAAGTCTTCACTTTGAACCTCAATTACTATAGCATAATaaatgtgtctgctgctgctacaatTTACATGGGTATATGCACTCATAGATATTTCAAACATAAAACAACATCTACTTCAATCTCTTTGTTTCACAGATTAGGGATACTGAGTTAAATCTGTTAGAACTAACTCATTCTGAACCCCATGATTATTTATTACCAACAATGAATTTTAACTATGTTTTTACCTGATCTATCTACTACAATTAGATGTAAAATGGAAAAGTATTCCATTTTACACAGAAGTTACACAAGGAAGCACAAGGAAGGTAACTGATTCTTTGAGGGCCACAACACGATGGCCAAGGGGCGGGTCTTCTGATGCTTTGAGCAGTCTGCTCCTGTTATAACTTGGCAGTAAAACCACCAATGATGGTGTTATAAAATGAGTAAACAACAAAGGTGAAACTCACCGGAATACAAAACTTAGTGGGATCTTTTCAACTTGagtctttcaaaatataaaataccttTAGGACTAACATTTAAATCACTTTAGCAATGCATCTTTCaaattatgcatttttaatattacatACTTTAACGGACAAGgtaaatttgttaatatttaaatttcttaagagaaattaagaaacacaAAGATTAAGCTAAAGCCACCTTACTTGTTATACTAAAAAAGTCAAAGATGACTTTAAGAAATTATTCTTCGAGTCAATCTTTTGCTAAGGAAgtctagtttgttttttttttcacctgttcAGTGAGTACAAAGGTTAAGACAAAGTGAAACAAATCACAtgacacaacttttttttttaatggtgtagAAGAAAGACAGCAGATTCCTTACACACCAGTctcagagacaaaagaaaaaaggaaaggtaagATCCTATATATTTATAGGTTTGGTGAttgttgttgaattttttaaaatcatatttacaCTTAAGTCTATATAAAAATCTTTGTCTTTAATAAGTGATGAAAGAGCAGAAAATATAATTGTGTTTTCATGACAGCTATCTTAGAAACACAAACCTGGACATGGCCAAAACACCTTTTCCAAATAGAGTAATAACGTAAAGCAAAGTAATTTGGGGGGAGGAAGATTTCATTTAGCCAATCAAGCTTATAagatcttttaattttgaaatatattaatcACAGAGCAATCGGAAGTGACATTAACCTAAAAACAAATTTGTAACATGAAAAAAGACTGGATTATAGGTGATAATTGTTAAAACTGGGTGATGATTCTTTTCCTGAGAggttttttccttgaaattttccattataaaactttttaaatttgaaaaaaataaaaagaaagttagTTCTATGAAATTATAAGAGAAAAGTTCTTAATACCTTACTATAAATACATTGAACTCTGgtataaatatctaaaatatttaatggaAAAACTGTATTACAGTATACACACTTTATTTAACCAAGCCAAAATAACAGTGGTATCTTTTTATTTCACAGTATATAACAGCCATATAAAGTACATGACCAAAAACTCAGAAATTCACACCTGAAACTGTGCTAAGAAGAACATTGTTTCTTTCTCAATATCTACCATTTCCTTTTGTGTAAGTCTCTTTTCCTATAATTAGGGAATAGgctatataaaagaatatttaatcttgtaaaacaattttttaaaaacctgatattccatttgttctctattttttaatcacTTAACTCAAAccaaaatatcatttcaaaataaatttcaaattgagaaaaaaatctaaagggAGAAAAAGGCAATAATAACTGTTTccttttaaatcaactttttaaacAGGGTAAACTGACTCAAGAATAATTTCTGCTATCAGCTATTTATTTCATCAATTTGATTTCTTCAAGATAGCCACTGTGTCTGTTTAAGGATTTGTTGGCAAATGTTTCTGTCTAAGGATTTGTCTGTGTAGTGTTGTGACAGTCAACACCAACTCCCTTTATCAGTCTTTTCCCTCTCAAAAGATgtacaaataaaagaaaagccCCATGGCCCGTGTGGCTCAATCAATGCATTTCATAGCTTTAGACCTACTAATCCTTTAGATTTGTTGACTGTTTTCTTGAACAAAATCTACCTTAAGCTCTGAGTATATGTCTTTTCTAACTCTAAAATTtatcaaatataaatttaaaaagattccttctctttttttttttttttgtgttttatggGATTTTTTATTACATAAAGAATTGCTTAAGCTTGTAAACAGACAAGATATGGGTAATTGAATACAGGACTCATGATGTTTAACCAGTGCTCACAACTTTGCAAAATATCACCTTGCTATGTGAATAACCCCCTGGAAAGGAGAACTTACGTAAATGGAGTTCAgtgtcaaataaattaaaattcagagCCAAGTTAATCTGACACACTTAATAATATGCATCATTATAGTGGTGCTTGCAAATTAAGAGTAAATGGGAAATGGTTCACTTGGTGATTTTAATTAGCACCTTACAGTCTAATCAAAATGTCTAGGTTTGGCTCGGAAAGAGGTGAGATGAAACATGGTACAAGATTCCTTTTCTAACCCTTATGATTTTATCCACTTTAGCATGATAGTATAAAGTAGCTgataaacataataaatacatGACAATCCTCAGTCTCCATTTCCACAGTCTCACAATCCTACCTGACCTCCATTACCTCTTCTAGCTGCTTCTATTTCATGTCAACCCTTTTCTTTATAGATTATCTGCTTCCTTTATTCATCATTATCCtttttatctcttaaaaaaaaaaaaacccggaACTTCTCCCTTACCTCTATATTACTCACATGGGCATCCTACAAAAACATCACTAAGAATTTCACTACACCATTGAGAAATACCAAAACAACCATTGGAGGTTGCACACTTACTCCAAGAGATCGCTAAACATGGGTACTTAACCTTTTATACATGATTCAGGAATCCCCTTTTGTGGGCAGTGGTCTGGCATAAGTGATAGCTTGAAATCATTTCTGGCTCTAAAAGGGATGCTATTATGATCTACATTCAAATTGCAAAATCTAGGAGAACAGTGGCTTTCCCTTACAATTTTAACTTAGccgtggaaagaaagaaattggaaaGGGAATAAACATAAACAGATCATCAAATGGAAGGCAATGAGGAAGTTAATTAGAATAGACCAGTATTGACATAACAATAAATTCCTCATTGCTAACACGGCAACACACTTTAGTAACTTGAAATGAATCTTGTTAACTGAGTAGTTTCTTACTCCCTGTTCTGAAGGAATAAACTGCCCTAAAAAATCATAAGCAACTAATTATAGTAAGTGCTATAAGAAGGTTCAAaagactaaatttttaaaaatcactaaggATGATAATAACATAACATATTCATATCCTTTCAAACAGCTCATTTGCAgcagtttctttttcaaattaactaatagataattttaaaattaatttttattggcatatagttgctttatgcAGCAGCTTCTAACACTGAttttaagaaaacagataaaaataagaaacattaaGGTCATGAATAAAATGACTAAATGGAAAGTATTTAGTGAGAAGAATTACTGAAATAAACGACCATTTCTAGTTAGGGCATGTTGAATGTACCCACTAACATTAACTCCTGTTCAAAAacctaataaaatgaaaataaaaggtaaTATGAAGTACAGAAACTTATAATGACAAAATgaatagaagaggaaacagaaataaaatctagAAACTAGAAAGCTAAAAGTTAAGTGGAAACTGACTAGGAAACCAAAATTTTCTGAAGCCAGCAGTGGGGAAAGCTGAGAAGCTACTTGTTTTATACTGCAGAACCCCTAGACGGCTCAGAGATTGGCAGCACCAGGTATTCTGGAAGTAGAAAAGGAGAGGCTGAAACAGCTCAAAGTCTTTCTCCCAGACACTGCCCAGTCAGGTAAAGTTCCCCTCCTACCTAAGCAGAAaaatgaggtgttttttttttttactctgggGAGAATAAAACTAATGGAATCTGGGCACAAGTGACTGCAGGGATGTTATGTCAAAAGCGGggaaaataacattaaatactAATTACTGAGCTAAACCCAACTTTTTCACCAGTCACCTCTCAGAACGCTGGCCACTTTGTGTCACCTTTTCAGGCAGTAGATCAGAAAAGTCATTTTGAAGAATCTAAGCAGCCCAAAAGGAACAATCTAAAGATAATGACGTTAGGGATTCCCCAAGAAAAAGCCTATTAAGGTCACTGTATAGTAAAGTCTAAAGTTGTGTAAGAGCTGGGAATTCTCCAGGGGGCacagtgttcaatccctggtcagggggccaaagaaccaaaacataaaacaggagcaatactgtaacaaatccaataagacttttaaaatggtccacacatcaagaaaatattaaaaaaaaaaaaaaaaagaaccacacaAATGCAGTTTCCAatcagttttttcattttccattcataTATGTAAGTCCTAAACCAAGTattaggcagaggaaccagagatcaaattgccaacatccactggatcatagaaaaagcaagagagttccacagaaacctctatttctgctttattgactatgccaaagcctttgactgtgtggatcacaataaattgtggaaaattctgaaagagatgggaataccagactacctgacctgcctcttgagaaacctatatgcaggtcaggaagcaacagttagaactggacatggaacaacagactggttccaaataggaaaaggagtacatcaaggctgtatatcgtcacctgCTTATTGaagttatatgcagaggacatcatgagaaacgctgggctggaagaagcacaagctggaatcaagattgccaggagaaatatcaataacctcagatatgaagatgacatcacccttatggcagaaagtgaagaggaactaaaaagcttcttgatgaaagtgaaagaggaaagtggaaaagttggcttaaagctcaacattcagaaaacgaagatcatggcatccagtcccaccacttcatgggaaatagatggggaaacagtgtcagactttatttttctgggctccaaatcactgcagatggtgactgcagccatgaaattaaaagacgcttactccttggaaggaaagttatgaccaacctagatagcatattcaaaagcagagacattactttgctaacaaaggtccgtctagtcaaggctatggtttttccagtggtcgtgtatggatgtgaaagttggactgtgaagaaagctgagtgccgaagaattgatgcttttgaattgtggtgttggagaagactcttgagagtcccttggactgcaaggagatccagccagtccatcctaaaggagatcagtcctgggtgttctttgaaaggactgatgctaaagctgaaactccaatactttggccacctcatgagaagagttgactcattggaaaagactgatgctgggagggatcaggggcaggaggaaaaggggatgacagaggatgagatggctggatggcatcactgacttgatggacgtgagtctgtgtgaactctgggagttggtgatggacagggaggcctggcatgctgcaattcatgggtcacaaagagtcagacatgactgagttactgaactgaactgaaaccaaataTTAACAGATATGGGAAGTTTAAAAGAAATCCTCTAATATAAAGGATACTTattaaaagaaactggaaaacgTGACCTGAAGACACAAAGGcttttcaaggggaaaaaaaacaaacaaacaagggatacaacaagaagaaataagaaaatatattcatatgcCAGAATACTACAAAAGAAATtttcagagaattaaaaataGCTCTGAGAATTAAGAAGATAACAGGAAAAAGTAAACTTTAATAGAAGAGTTTGAAGATAAAGTTTCAGAAAGCAGAGCAAAAACACACAGAGATGAAATGCAGACAAGTACACATAAAAGATTAGAAAATcatacaaggagatccaattcgTTTTAGAATTAAAGGAGTTCTAGAAAGGGAGGTAAAATTATCAATATCATCaatgaaataattcagaaagattcCCACTGTTTTCCGATTGAAACCACCCACCAAGTACCTATTACATAGACTTTCACAAAATAGACTCTCACAAAGGATCATGAAATTTCAGAATAGCCACATTAACgctatattgtacagcacagagaatacagccaatattttaataataactaTCAGTGCAGTAtagtctttaaaaattctgaatcacTATACAATATACCTCTAACTTCTATAATATTGTTCAGCAACATACTTCAGAAAAAAAGCTTTGGGGTTAAGAACTGGCAAGTTACGTAAAAGGATAAAGAATTAGAATGGCATAGCATCTCATTTCTTAACAGTAAGACAgtcatggttggttgaatccacagaagTAAAACCTGTGAATACAAAATCAGGCCCTTTGTAATGTATATTCATTACattacaccattttatataaggaactcGAACATCTACAGATTTGGTATCTGCAGGGGCTTCTAGAAACCAATCCCCTGCagataccaagggatgactgtaCTAGAAATCCGAAGACAACGGGGCAATGCCATCAACCACTTGAGGGAAAATCATTTCCTACTTAGAATTCTAAGAAATCCTACTTAAAATTTCTAGCCAAAATATCTTTCAAGGTCTAAAAAGTATTTCCTCTTAAGGACCTTTTCAGGAAGGAAACTCCATGGGAAAAAGGCAGTAATCCAAAACAAGGCATTCTAGAAAACAGGAATCCAGTAACAAGGGCAAAAGAGAATCTCTACAATGAGGATGGAAGGAGAGTGGAGGTCAATAATTCCATAGAGAGCCTAATGATCAGCTTATCCATATCAGAGCATGGCAGCAGGATCTAGGAGAGACTTTTTCAAGCAAATGAAATAGATTAAAATATCTAATATACGTAAACTATTGAGAGATTTGCTAAGAGTGTTTGTGCATAAATTAAAGGGTGAAAAAACCCtaagcacaggaaaagaaaacaaacacaagtaACTAGATAAAAAAGTATGCAGGAACAGAATAATAATCCTACATTCTTGAAGTATAAACTGAGTTatataaactgctgctgctgctgctaagtcgcttccatcgtCCAACCAAAATGACAATTGACTATGTTTGGACAGTGAAGAGACACTGGATATATATTTGATGCATTGAAGATAAGGAAAGTGAAGAGACAGTAGATATATATTTGATGCACTGAAGATGAAGGTAGTGAGCTATTGGAAAGCAAGCTGAGGACTCTCATCTTCCAAAATGTTAAGTCAAAGGATAATATCAATAGATAATGCCTAAAGTCGAAAAGTGAAGAAGTAGCAATATGAGTATATATTTaaagatgtattaatatatacatacataagtatatatatcCTTCTAGACTTTcttttgtgcatatatatataaaaattttaaaatgcacaacCACCTCAATTGTTTTAAAGTTCCTTTCAATAGATCTAGGAACTAAAAAGATATCCTGAAAATTACTGTCTTTCATTCTCCCCAGGAGCATTTCAGTTTCTAAGATCAGAGTGCAGGGAGGGTGAAGGGATCTTTCCTTGTTtcctattttacatattttaagaaaaaaagacttaaaaggagtaaaaaggaaatcaaaatgtcCTCAAAAGACGAATGTTCTAGTCTCCTAACAAGATGTAAACACTCTCTTTTCTATCAGGTTAGCAGTATGAAAACCATGAGCATCACAATCTTGTTTTGGCTGCTCTCCATGCTATTATTATCAGACAAAAGCCAGACTTCTAAAACAGTAAGTTTTTACAATTAAAgcagtgaaaatattttcaaaggtaTATTTTGGGTAAATTTAAACAGTAAAATATTGAAGGCAATATaaccaaaaaaatcaaactatCAAAATGAACTCTTTAGTTAGTAGGGTATATTCAAAACATGTGATCTCTGAGCCAGATTGTAAGTGGACAAAAGCAgtcttctttttataaaaaactaAGTTCTTTAAAAgcaagaaatacataaaatttcaCTATAAGATCAGAGATTAGTTAAGacataaaaacactttaaaatgtagaaaacttttgtaaaaaacatatttatgagGGAAATTATTGTTGTTACATtatgattatgattattattattactattaggGGACATTTCAACTGCAAAAACAGTTGAAACAAGAACGATTTCTTTGGATCTATATCCACATAGGCGACACACTTCTTGTCGGCTGACTTTAACACATGGCTCAATTTCTATTAcaagatattttcctttaaaacaccAAAGTTTGAGCTGTTAACCCTATAGAGTTAGATACCAaatgttgttttttaattatttaataatcttAGATATAATGTTGGTagctctgattttttaaaattacatatttttacattattttctcattataaacATCCATCTTGCAtactaaaatactaaataaattaaCAGAATTATTTACCATTTATTTCCACATATATAAATGGTGATATATCAATATTCtttcaataataattatttactaACTGTTGGAAGATACCTGTATGACTTCAAAATTTCCTTAATCTTCAACATCCAtcccaattttaaaaaggagtatTTGCTTTacctttttacatattttaacatcAAAGGATTAGATAGTAAACTTTTTTCCTAAAAGAATTTCCTTCCTATGTCTAAATGCCTAGATAtgaaaatttgggaaattttgtcaatatttttccttattaatgcatttcaaattttctcttttttaggaAGTCAAATGTAATTCTACTGCAAAGAATTATTCTTTGATTCCAGCAAATATCAGTAAAAATGTTACTATACTTGACCTCAGTTATAATCAAATTACTCTAAATATTACAGACACAAGAGTTCTACAGACATATTTTTTACTCAGTGAGCTCTATTTGGTTGAGAACAAAGTCACTAACCTATTTAATAATAGTTTCAGTAATCTGTCCAatctagaaattttaaatatctgtagAAATTCCATCCACACAATTCAACAGAGTGCCTTTACAGGATTACATAAACTGAAAAGGCTATATCTCTGCCAAAACAAAATAGTTCAACTGAATCCTAAAACATTTTTGCCTCTTAAAAACCTGATACTATTGAATTTGCACGGCAATTTGATAAGCTATTTTGATGTACCACAACTGTTTCATCTGGAATTCATAATTTTGTATGGAAATCCATGGAACTGTTCCTGTAGTCTACTGAATTTGCAAAACTGGTTGAAGACATCGAATGTGACACTAGGTaagcatttataatttaaattagtCAAAACCAAAATGATTGATTTTGGCTTGTGCCACCCTAGAAGTGTTTCTCATTTCATGTcttaaagcaaaggaaactattcCTGTTTAATGGAAACAGGAGAAAACACTGAAAAGCAGTTGCTGAATACAagctctccctctgcctctcgagaaaaaaagaaataagagaagaaGCTTGAATGTTCCACATATGTAAGATGAAACTCTCACTCTGTATACTGTTTGCACTTCCAACACATAAGActaattttcttttactgttttttaaaaatttatttttaattggaggataattgctttacaatattgtgttggcttctgccatacaacagggTGAATCATCCACAAATacacatacgtcccctccctcctcaacctccccctacccccattccatcccacccctctaggttgtcacagagcaccaggttgagctccctgtgcccatacagcagcttcccactggctatctattttacacatggtggtgaaTATATGTCAGTGCCACTCTCTCGATTTGTCCCacactctccttcccctgctatgtctaaagtctgttctctatgtctacgtctctattcctaccctgaaaataccatttttctacattctgtatatatgcgttaatatgtgaaatttcttttcctctttctgacttacttcactctgtataataagctctaggttcatccacctcactagaactgactcaaatgcattcctttttatgg from Bos indicus x Bos taurus breed Angus x Brahman F1 hybrid chromosome 8, Bos_hybrid_MaternalHap_v2.0, whole genome shotgun sequence includes these protein-coding regions:
- the LRRC19 gene encoding leucine-rich repeat-containing protein 19, translated to MKTMSITILFWLLSMLLLSDKSQTSKTEVKCNSTAKNYSLIPANISKNVTILDLSYNQITLNITDTRVLQTYFLLSELYLVENKVTNLFNNSFSNLSNLEILNICRNSIHTIQQSAFTGLHKLKRLYLCQNKIVQLNPKTFLPLKNLILLNLHGNLISYFDVPQLFHLEFIILYGNPWNCSCSLLNLQNWLKTSNVTLENESITMCSYPDILKCYNIKTVPYKAECYSKFPSSITEDLHIPFQSISNSTFNNSLNNLTRNSEHESHGKSWAFLVGVVVAVVMTSLLISIAIKCPVWYNFLLSYNHHRLEEHEAETYEDSFTGNPSSPSQIPDTNSEETTVIFDQLHSFVVDDDGFIEDKYIDTHELREEN